The Elusimicrobiota bacterium genomic sequence TTCTTCTATTTCTATAGATATCCGACATCGTTATACCGATGATGGAATCTCTCGACATTGTACAGATATAACAAATACTTATGTAACTCTGCGATATGATCAACCTAATTTCTGGGTACGCCTTTTTCAGAATAGACAATTTAAGTATGCTTTGTCAAGTTCTGTTAATGTGGATGACACAAACAACGAATTTGAAATTATGCGTGTTTTAGAGTGGCAAAAGAATATTACCAGTATAGGTGGATTTGCAAAGCGAGTTGATTTTACAGCAAAAAGCAATGTTGGTGGAGAGAAAGAGAGCTATATTGAAGATTATGCTGTAAAGGCAGAAAACGAATATCATGCTACAGATAAATTTATCCTTACTTTAGGAGGACGAGCAGAGCACTTTTCCGAGGTGGACTGGGTTTTTAATGGACGTGGCAGCATTATATATAAACCGACCATAAATCAACGTCTTGCTTTAACTATTGCTAATGGATATTATCTGCCTTCTCTTGCTCAACTTTATGGTTGGGGTGATGTTCTCCCATTTCCATCTAACTCTTCATTAAAGGAAGAAAGGATTGGTTCATATGAATTAGCTTATTATGGTAATCTCGCTAAGCATATTAAATCAAATATTGCCATATTCTATAATGATTATAAAGGATTAATAGGAACAACTCTGACAAATGAAGTTGATGGTTACAAACAAGGATTAGAATTGGGTCTTGATTTCTTGCATACTCATTGGCTAACCAGTTTTTTGAATTATACCTATCAAACTATTCATCGTACTGATTTTGGTGATTTGGCAGTAGACCCTAAACACATGTTTAACTGTGGCATCAATGCTAAATTTGACAGATGGTCGTCAAATTTAACCTTTCATTATGTTGATAAGTATTACGAGATATATGATGCGGCTAACCCGGTATTGGGTTTTTTAACACCTCCTCAAGAGGTTAATGCTTATACTACTGTTGATGTTAGAATTGCTTATATGCTTAAGGATAATCTAGAGTTTGCTTTATCCTCCACTAACTTGTTTAATAATGTTCATTATGAATCAAATCCAGTTGGATTTATTGGAGCAGATGAGGTTAGTCGTCGGATAGCTCTAAATGTTAGTTACAATTTTTAGAAAAACAAGTAAAATAGTCCCACAATTTCATGGGTTGGATTAATT encodes the following:
- a CDS encoding TonB-dependent receptor, translated to MKKNILVLGLVGILVLGIGFEVLAEEQSVKGKEELLFEEIPIVFAASKRLQPITEAASNIEVITAEEIKQSGAVSIADVLRKVVGVQVREPSASSHAIGVRGFTDAQHVLITVDGNSAYLHHVNHTYVDLIPVDLEEIERIEIVKGPGAVFYGGSAFSGVINIVTKTPKQISGTQVNMAGGDWDIMRGNIIHGGNHNRWDYGVSAGHYGTKYLSPPRALFMHEYTNTNYGAVRSVYHLDDDSSISIDIRHRYTDDGISRHCTDITNTYVTLRYDQPNFWVRLFQNRQFKYALSSSVNVDDTNNEFEIMRVLEWQKNITSIGGFAKRVDFTAKSNVGGEKESYIEDYAVKAENEYHATDKFILTLGGRAEHFSEVDWVFNGRGSIIYKPTINQRLALTIANGYYLPSLAQLYGWGDVLPFPSNSSLKEERIGSYELAYYGNLAKHIKSNIAIFYNDYKGLIGTTLTNEVDGYKQGLELGLDFLHTHWLTSFLNYTYQTIHRTDFGDLAVDPKHMFNCGINAKFDRWSSNLTFHYVDKYYEIYDAANPVLGFLTPPQEVNAYTTVDVRIAYMLKDNLEFALSSTNLFNNVHYESNPVGFIGADEVSRRIALNVSYNF